A section of the Anabaena cylindrica PCC 7122 genome encodes:
- a CDS encoding type II toxin-antitoxin system RelE family toxin → MQNDSFLIKIDLTPEYQRNLKSLAKKYRKIRSDTQSFITELQKVHLLGDRLTGFDEDVYIYKARVKNSNIQKGKSAGYRVIYLLESETSILLLTIYSKSEQEDITDHDINSILDEFYKDE, encoded by the coding sequence ATGCAGAATGATTCTTTCTTAATTAAGATTGATTTAACTCCTGAATATCAGAGAAATTTAAAATCTTTAGCTAAAAAATACCGGAAGATTCGTTCTGATACCCAGTCTTTCATTACAGAATTGCAAAAAGTCCATTTATTAGGAGATAGGTTAACTGGTTTTGATGAAGATGTTTATATTTATAAAGCTAGAGTCAAAAATAGTAATATTCAAAAAGGTAAAAGTGCTGGTTATCGGGTAATTTATTTACTGGAATCTGAAACCAGCATTTTATTGTTAACAATTTACAGTAAATCTGAACAAGAAGATATTACTGATCATGATATTAATTCTATTTTAGACGAATTTTATAAAGATGAATAA
- a CDS encoding DUF29 domain-containing protein, giving the protein MSNTLYNRDLQLWIEQTIQQLQNREFVSLDIEHLIEELVDLGKSEKNALRSNLKILLAHLLKLKIQHDVPDSMNASWYSSIVEHRQRVLDNLADTPSLKIFLVEAVEKAYPDARKLAIKEGKLAKFGVRVPAESEYPLMCPFSIEQILDEDFYGL; this is encoded by the coding sequence ATGTCTAACACGCTGTACAATCGTGATTTGCAATTATGGATTGAGCAAACGATTCAGCAATTACAGAATCGTGAATTTGTATCGCTGGATATTGAGCATTTGATTGAGGAGTTAGTTGATTTGGGTAAATCAGAGAAGAATGCGCTTAGAAGCAATCTCAAAATCTTGTTAGCTCACTTACTCAAGTTAAAGATTCAGCATGATGTACCCGATTCAATGAACGCAAGTTGGTACAGTTCAATTGTAGAACATCGTCAGCGAGTTCTCGATAATTTGGCAGATACCCCATCTCTTAAAATTTTCTTAGTGGAAGCAGTAGAAAAAGCCTATCCCGATGCTCGTAAACTAGCAATTAAAGAAGGTAAACTTGCTAAATTTGGAGTTCGTGTACCAGCAGAAAGTGAATATCCTCTAATGTGTCCTTTTTCGATTGAGCAAATTTTGGATGAGGATTTCTACGGGTTATAG
- a CDS encoding glycosyltransferase family 2 protein: protein MDNFVVGEIVFFSVVIPTYNRLPILEKCLRALEVQDLSTSSSIISYEIVLVDDGSTDGTLEWLAAHKEEFPHVRCFQQNHAGPAAARNLGVEKALGDTIIFIDSDLVVLSNFLQAHADALVQGREKLGNDSFFTYGAVINTCNFDNPTAEPYKITDFSAAFFATGNVAIPKHWLEEAGLFDTGFQLYGWEDLELGVRLKNLGLQLVKCPEAVGYHWHPPFSLQQIPKLIDQEIQRGRMGVLFYQKHPTWEVKMMIQMTWFHRLLWGILSLNGVLNERTMAPFLQWLIDLGKPQLALEIARIFLNWYNVKGVYAAYAEMQGK, encoded by the coding sequence ATGGATAATTTTGTTGTGGGTGAAATTGTGTTTTTCAGCGTTGTTATACCAACTTACAATCGTCTGCCTATTTTAGAAAAGTGCCTCCGCGCTTTAGAGGTGCAAGATTTGAGTACATCAAGTTCTATCATTAGTTATGAAATTGTCTTAGTAGATGATGGTTCTACTGATGGCACTTTAGAATGGTTAGCAGCACACAAAGAAGAATTTCCTCATGTACGATGTTTTCAACAAAACCACGCTGGGCCTGCTGCTGCTCGTAATTTGGGGGTAGAGAAAGCACTGGGAGATACAATTATCTTTATTGATAGCGATTTAGTGGTTTTATCTAATTTCCTACAAGCTCATGCAGATGCTTTGGTGCAGGGAAGAGAGAAATTAGGAAACGACAGCTTTTTTACCTATGGTGCAGTAATTAACACTTGCAATTTTGATAACCCCACCGCAGAACCTTATAAAATTACAGATTTTTCTGCCGCTTTTTTCGCTACAGGTAATGTAGCAATTCCTAAACATTGGTTAGAAGAAGCAGGTTTATTTGATACTGGCTTTCAACTTTATGGGTGGGAAGATTTGGAATTAGGGGTAAGGTTGAAAAACTTAGGTTTGCAACTAGTTAAATGTCCTGAAGCTGTTGGTTATCATTGGCATCCACCATTTAGTTTACAGCAAATTCCTAAGTTAATTGATCAGGAAATTCAGCGCGGACGCATGGGAGTTTTATTTTATCAAAAACATCCTACGTGGGAAGTGAAAATGATGATTCAAATGACTTGGTTTCATCGTTTGTTGTGGGGGATTCTTTCTTTAAATGGGGTGTTAAATGAAAGGACTATGGCTCCGTTTCTGCAATGGTTGATTGATTTGGGTAAACCTCAGTTGGCTTTGGAAATTGCGCGTATTTTCTTGAATTGGTATAACGTGAAGGGTGTTTATGCTGCTTATGCTGAAATGCAGGGTAAATGA